In Planctomycetaceae bacterium, a single genomic region encodes these proteins:
- a CDS encoding ISNCY family transposase, with amino-acid sequence MEQDRIEMSQRERDRLRVMSPVLQGRRKQVEAARLLDLTTRQVRRIQRRLKAAGDIGIVHGLRGRASNARKSDDLRCAVLSAYRQNYPDFGPTLAAEKLAQQGLEVSVETLRQWLLAEKLWQPKRHRDKHRSRRRRRECFGELVQGDGSHHDWLEGRGEPMVLLVMIDDATSKVTARFYPSESTEGYMDLLGRYVRKHGRMVSLYTDRHSIFWGQATGKQAAQTQFTRALKELEIEWIPAYSPQAKGRVERFNGTAQNRLVKELRLAGATTMEEANAVLDKIFLPLFNRRFTVRAVSPNNAHRPLHPSMDLGAILSIQDKRKVANDYTIQFDSQVYQLLPPAHPGLRGGWVIVERRLDGTLHIRFKKHYLAYHQVGPVGQAGALPPHPRRLSHVRRPASKTTPCAAVPAQGLAVHPAVGRSGRTPAEPYPPSGAKKPTAAAPWRPDPQHPWRKFSLKGPRVKEDISIGAK; translated from the coding sequence ATGGAACAGGACCGGATCGAGATGAGCCAACGGGAACGGGATCGGCTGCGGGTGATGTCGCCAGTGCTCCAGGGGCGGCGTAAGCAGGTCGAAGCGGCGCGGCTGCTGGATCTGACGACTCGTCAGGTGAGGCGGATCCAGCGGCGGCTGAAGGCCGCAGGAGACATTGGCATTGTTCACGGCTTACGTGGTCGGGCTTCCAATGCGCGCAAGAGCGACGACCTTCGTTGCGCGGTGCTGTCGGCATATCGCCAGAACTATCCCGACTTCGGCCCAACGCTGGCGGCGGAGAAGCTGGCCCAACAGGGTCTGGAGGTATCGGTCGAGACGCTGCGGCAGTGGCTGCTGGCCGAGAAGCTCTGGCAGCCCAAGCGACATCGGGACAAGCACCGAAGCCGCCGCCGGCGCCGGGAATGCTTTGGCGAACTGGTGCAGGGCGACGGCAGCCATCACGACTGGCTGGAAGGCCGTGGCGAACCCATGGTGCTGCTGGTGATGATCGACGACGCCACGAGCAAGGTCACGGCCCGCTTCTATCCCAGCGAGTCGACGGAAGGCTACATGGACCTTCTGGGCCGCTACGTCCGCAAGCACGGCCGGATGGTGAGCCTGTACACGGATCGCCACAGCATCTTCTGGGGCCAAGCCACGGGCAAGCAAGCGGCGCAGACGCAATTCACACGGGCATTGAAGGAACTGGAGATCGAGTGGATTCCAGCATATAGCCCACAGGCCAAGGGGCGTGTGGAGCGATTTAACGGCACAGCCCAGAACCGTCTGGTCAAGGAACTGCGCCTGGCGGGAGCGACGACGATGGAAGAGGCCAATGCGGTGCTGGACAAGATCTTCCTGCCGCTGTTCAACCGGCGCTTTACGGTGCGTGCCGTCAGCCCTAATAACGCGCATCGGCCGCTGCATCCATCGATGGATCTCGGTGCGATCCTGAGCATCCAGGACAAGCGCAAGGTGGCCAACGATTACACGATCCAGTTCGACAGCCAGGTCTACCAGTTGCTGCCGCCGGCCCATCCGGGGCTCAGAGGCGGGTGGGTCATCGTAGAGAGACGCTTGGATGGCACGCTGCACATACGATTCAAGAAGCACTACCTGGCGTACCACCAGGTTGGCCCAGTGGGCCAAGCAGGGGCTCTGCCCCCGCACCCCCGGAGGTTATCGCATGTGCGGAGGCCGGCAAGCAAGACAACGCCCTGCGCAGCGGTCCCTGCGCAGGGCCTTGCCGTCCATCCGGCCGTCGGGCGCTCGGGTCGCACTCCTGCGGAGCCCTATCCTCCCAGCGGCGCTAAAAAGCCTACCGCAGCTGCGCCCTGGCGTCCAGACCCCCAGCACCCCTGGCGAAAGTTCTCGCTCAAGGGCCCCAG
- a CDS encoding four helix bundle protein, with amino-acid sequence MDVYQLTLTFCAWTQDLIDELDKKNRYRGRHIKDHLDRASLSILLNTAEGNGKRQKQTRAKFFDDARGSATECSACLDSLVAIRCCPGGRVKEGKEMLLRIVAMLTKLVQLFSGE; translated from the coding sequence CTGGATGTTTACCAGTTGACGCTGACGTTCTGCGCGTGGACTCAGGATTTAATTGATGAATTGGACAAGAAGAATAGATACCGCGGGCGGCACATCAAGGACCATCTGGACCGGGCAAGCCTGTCGATCCTGCTGAACACGGCTGAAGGCAATGGCAAGCGACAAAAGCAAACCCGCGCAAAGTTTTTTGATGACGCACGCGGTTCGGCCACGGAATGCTCTGCATGTCTGGACTCGCTGGTGGCGATTCGATGCTGTCCTGGCGGTCGGGTTAAGGAAGGCAAAGAGATGCTGCTGCGAATCGTCGCGATGCTGACCAAGTTAGTTCAGCTATTTTCAGGCGAATAG